The Intrasporangium calvum DSM 43043 sequence TGGCTGCTGTTCCCCTTCGTCACCAAGGCAGGCCCGGCGGTGGTCACACGGATGCGCGAGCGGGTGATGAGGGACCTGACGACCACGTTCGCCAGCCACTACAGCGACCGGGTGAGCCTCGAGAGGATGCTCACACAGGAGGCCGTGAGCCGGTACACCGCGCGGCGCACCGGCGAGAAGTACCTCGTGCTGCCCAACGGGTAAGCGCCGCCGGTGCGGGACGTGTCCCTGGTGAAAAGGGGACCCTCGGGATGGGAATGCGATGTGACCGAATATCGAGTGGCACGCGTTACGCGCTCCAGGTCGGCGCCGCGGCATAGGACCACTTCAGGCACCTTGACAGTCGAACGATCGCGTTGGTGGGCCATCGGTCACGCGCTCGTCGGCATCGGCGCCAGCACCTCCGGTGTGACGCGGCTGCATGCGCGTCCGCGCTTCGAGGGAGCCGCACTCGGGTGATCGGGTGATGCTCGGACGACGCTATAGGTCTAGCAGTAGCGCCAGTGTCTCGCGGACCTCGTTGAGGACCACGGGGCCGACATTGCCGGTGCGCTCCTGAATCCGTGTCGTGGCCACGGAGCGTACGTGCTGGCACTGCGCCGAGGAACGCGCCGCAAGGCGGTTGTCCTCATCGGGGTCGATCAGGACCTCGGTGCTGCTCGTGCGGATCGTCCGGGTCAACGGCACGACCTGGACGACGTTGGGTCCACCCCTCAGAATCCGGGCGGCTGTCACGACGACGGCGGGGCGACGGAGTCCGGCCTCGCTACCGGCGGGCATGCCGAGGTCGAGTTCGACGACGTCACCCGGCGTCAGCATCTAGCCACGCCGTCTCATGCTCGGTGAGCGTCGCCGCGAGGTCCCGCGCCATGGCGTCCTGGCGCAGCGCGCGGATGGCCTTGCTCACGGTCTCATCGATCGTTTCGTGGCGTTCGGCCGCCAAGCGCGTAACCTGCGCATGAGTGTCCCTGCTGATGCGGATCGTCGTTGTCTCGGCCACAACCCAACGCTACCTCCTGTAGACAGATCCGTCTACATGATGCCTCGCGGCGGAGCAGGCCGAAGGTAGCTGAAGGAACCGCCGAACCCCCAGCCCCTGCCCCGCTCGCGGCGATGTGACGCGCCTGCGCGAGTACGGATGGGCAAGCCAGGGCCTCGCTGATGGGTGGCCTACGTGAGAGCATCAGGCTCGTGCCCGCCAAGCCCGACGCCCGGCCCCGGACGGTGATACGAGCACGCGGGTACGTGCGGGTGGTCACCGGGTGGGCGGTGGCCATGCTGGCCATCGCCACGACTGCGTTCC is a genomic window containing:
- a CDS encoding type II toxin-antitoxin system PemK/MazF family toxin, whose product is MLTPGDVVELDLGMPAGSEAGLRRPAVVVTAARILRGGPNVVQVVPLTRTIRTSSTEVLIDPDEDNRLAARSSAQCQHVRSVATTRIQERTGNVGPVVLNEVRETLALLLDL